Proteins encoded in a region of the Inquilinus sp. KBS0705 genome:
- a CDS encoding helix-turn-helix transcriptional regulator — MNKEVLLKDLGEKIRTVRKDKGITQVQLAHSIGKDQQSIQRLETGNINPSYIYLQEIAEGLETTLLDMLNTELPAKT; from the coding sequence ATGAATAAGGAAGTATTATTAAAAGACCTGGGCGAAAAAATCCGTACTGTCCGCAAGGACAAGGGGATTACGCAGGTCCAACTTGCCCACTCCATCGGAAAAGACCAGCAATCAATTCAACGTTTAGAAACAGGTAATATTAACCCCTCATATATTTACCTACAGGAAATAGCCGAAGGTTTAGAAACCACCCTTTTGGATATGCTGAACACTGAATTGCCTGCCAAAACCTGA
- a CDS encoding MobC family plasmid mobilization relaxosome protein, with amino-acid sequence MENQDENRSKTLLTRLKPAEYKCIYSSFKKTRFNKLSEYCRSVLLSKPVVVTYRDKSMDEMLEELALLRKELNAIGNNLNQAVRQINSAHGNADNRLWLNLLSIIGSKVDPAIGQIKEHVQSFSELWSLKLKPEEVSAVQ; translated from the coding sequence ATGGAAAATCAGGATGAAAACAGATCAAAAACTTTGCTTACAAGGCTCAAACCTGCCGAGTACAAGTGTATATATTCATCATTTAAAAAGACACGCTTTAATAAATTAAGTGAGTATTGCAGAAGCGTATTATTAAGCAAACCAGTAGTTGTTACTTACCGCGATAAGTCAATGGATGAGATGCTTGAAGAACTGGCATTGCTACGAAAAGAGTTAAATGCAATAGGCAATAATCTTAACCAAGCAGTTCGACAAATTAATAGTGCACACGGAAATGCGGATAACCGCCTATGGCTAAATCTCCTTTCCATTATAGGAAGTAAGGTTGATCCTGCAATAGGTCAGATCAAAGAACATGTGCAAAGTTTTTCAGAATTATGGTCGCTAAAATTAAAACCGGAAGAAGTCTCAGCGGTGCAATAA
- a CDS encoding ParA family protein gives MGKIITVAHQKGGVGKSTLAMNLAVCFQDQLNVALVDTDLQGSLFQIKEELPSLAVVGNDQLQEIKRLDYDLVIVDTPPYLSNKLPELFSISDFILIPTKAGFFDVMAIRSTIALLKDAQVKKPDIQAGIVMNMIKPRSGITKEVSSLLQSMETPVLATIIHDRVSIARSSITAGVLQGSDNKAIEEITSLAEEIVNRISA, from the coding sequence TGGGAAAGATCATCACGGTAGCCCACCAAAAAGGGGGCGTAGGAAAAAGCACATTGGCAATGAATTTAGCAGTGTGTTTTCAGGATCAATTAAACGTTGCTTTGGTTGATACGGATTTACAGGGCAGCCTTTTTCAAATCAAAGAGGAGTTGCCAAGCCTGGCAGTTGTAGGTAATGACCAATTGCAGGAAATTAAACGTTTGGATTACGACCTGGTTATAGTTGATACCCCACCTTACCTGTCAAACAAATTACCGGAATTATTCAGCATTTCGGATTTTATATTGATACCCACTAAAGCAGGCTTTTTTGACGTAATGGCTATCCGCTCAACTATCGCTTTATTGAAGGATGCGCAGGTGAAAAAGCCGGACATACAGGCCGGCATTGTAATGAATATGATTAAACCCCGCTCAGGTATAACCAAAGAAGTTAGCAGTCTTTTGCAAAGCATGGAAACTCCTGTTTTGGCAACCATCATACATGACCGGGTGAGCATTGCACGGTCGTCAATTACCGCAGGGGTGCTGCAAGGAAGCGATAACAAAGCTATAGAGGAAATAACATCGTTAGCGGAAGAAATAGTTAACCGCATCAGTGCATAA
- a CDS encoding conjugal transfer protein TraG, translating to MQTGENEQALRKIIDFTRLLSIAILIVHFYLSCYPAFQILGLTKPFVNHILLPLSKMIVFTKVLYAKLAALILLMISLVGSKGKKDESIKASRIFIYCFTGVLLYFISTLFLTIHYPATTIAVLYIGLTVIGYMLLLSGVSLLFRMLKLNLGKDIFNKENESFPQEERLLENEYSINLPAVYNLKGKSRKSWINIINPFRGTLIGGSPGSGKSYFVIRHIITQHIQKGFTMLVYDFKYDDLTKIVYNALLKYGHLYKVKPTQYIINLENIIHRANPLEPHTMMDITDAMDSSRTIMMGLNREWIKKQGDFFVESPINFITAIMWFLKKYENGRYCTLPHVIELAQVEYKDLFEVLLQEPEIEVLINPFVSAWQNEAYEQLEGQIASAKISLARLSSPQLYYVLSGNDFSLDINNPDEPKIVCLANNPQKSQIYGAVLSLYINRINKLVNRKNQQKCSMIYDEFPTIYFNGIDNLIATARSNKVAVTLAVQDYSQLKKDYGREQAEVILNIVGNVVFGQVTGDTAKQLSERFGKINQEKESVSINSQDTSISKSTQLDYAIPAAKISGLSSGEFVGMVADDPDNKIDLKTFHNLIQNDHEAIQAEEAAYQPIPVVRNVEQVEVLMSYHQIKEDIKLLVDSVLSNLC from the coding sequence ATGCAAACAGGTGAAAACGAACAAGCCCTAAGAAAGATAATTGACTTCACCAGGCTTTTAAGTATTGCTATTTTGATAGTACATTTTTATTTAAGCTGTTATCCGGCTTTTCAGATTTTAGGTTTGACCAAGCCTTTTGTAAATCATATTTTATTGCCCCTATCAAAAATGATAGTATTCACTAAAGTGCTGTATGCGAAGTTGGCGGCACTTATCCTTTTAATGATTTCACTCGTGGGAAGTAAGGGGAAAAAGGATGAATCCATAAAAGCAAGCAGGATATTCATCTATTGTTTTACAGGCGTGTTATTGTACTTTATCAGTACGCTGTTTCTTACGATACATTATCCTGCAACAACGATAGCTGTTCTATATATTGGTTTAACTGTCATTGGTTATATGCTATTACTATCTGGGGTAAGCCTGCTGTTCAGGATGCTGAAACTTAACTTAGGTAAGGATATTTTTAATAAAGAAAATGAATCTTTCCCACAGGAAGAGCGGCTTTTGGAAAATGAGTATTCCATCAATTTACCGGCAGTTTATAATCTCAAAGGGAAAAGCCGCAAAAGCTGGATCAATATCATTAACCCGTTCAGAGGTACGCTAATTGGTGGCAGTCCGGGTTCGGGAAAATCCTATTTCGTAATCCGTCACATTATCACTCAGCATATTCAAAAGGGCTTTACCATGCTGGTCTATGATTTCAAATATGATGATCTAACCAAGATTGTTTATAATGCTCTACTGAAGTACGGACATTTATACAAAGTAAAGCCAACTCAATATATCATCAATCTTGAAAATATTATCCATAGGGCTAATCCTTTAGAGCCGCACACCATGATGGATATTACTGATGCAATGGATTCAAGTCGTACCATCATGATGGGCCTAAACCGCGAGTGGATTAAAAAACAGGGTGATTTCTTTGTTGAATCGCCAATCAACTTTATCACAGCGATTATGTGGTTTTTAAAGAAATATGAAAATGGGCGTTATTGTACGTTGCCCCATGTTATAGAATTAGCGCAGGTAGAGTACAAAGACCTTTTTGAAGTATTGCTACAAGAACCCGAAATAGAAGTGTTGATCAATCCTTTTGTTTCTGCCTGGCAAAATGAAGCTTACGAACAATTAGAAGGGCAAATTGCAAGTGCCAAAATTAGTTTGGCGCGGTTGTCATCTCCACAATTGTACTATGTACTAAGTGGCAACGATTTTTCACTTGACATAAATAACCCAGATGAACCAAAAATAGTATGCCTCGCCAATAATCCCCAAAAATCGCAAATTTATGGTGCGGTGTTATCGCTCTACATCAATAGGATCAATAAGCTCGTAAACCGTAAAAATCAGCAAAAGTGCAGCATGATTTACGATGAGTTTCCTACTATATATTTTAACGGTATAGATAACCTGATAGCGACCGCCCGATCTAACAAGGTCGCCGTTACCTTAGCCGTACAGGATTATAGCCAGCTTAAAAAAGATTATGGGCGGGAACAGGCGGAAGTGATTTTAAATATTGTAGGCAACGTTGTATTCGGCCAGGTAACGGGAGATACAGCAAAGCAGTTATCAGAAAGATTTGGAAAGATCAATCAGGAAAAAGAAAGTGTTTCCATTAATAGTCAAGACACTTCAATTAGCAAATCAACACAATTGGACTATGCGATACCCGCAGCAAAAATATCCGGATTATCTTCCGGTGAATTTGTAGGCATGGTTGCCGATGATCCCGACAATAAGATTGATTTAAAGACCTTTCATAACTTGATACAAAACGATCACGAAGCGATACAAGCCGAGGAAGCGGCTTATCAGCCTATTCCGGTAGTGCGAAACGTTGAGCAGGTAGAAGTGTTAATGAGCTATCATCAGATTAAGGAAGATATCAAATTGTTGGTAGATAGCGTTTTAAGTAACCTGTGTTGA
- a CDS encoding tetracycline regulation of excision, RteC, with amino-acid sequence MRTYTERFYSALENQLNEVAINGESLTEQYKMSIQLCKKAMAKLKSYISTYSFENKEDEIYFFKVLKPQFYSKYIYFINVYKFIMQAPPGGEGILKDYIKYELADIKRFFDHNQSFYQYYRSGSTQMDELYFTRGGFDVHVDLEEFEEDEQYSTSHDYKLSKIIANEKYQDFLNLELQKTMEHDDTPPEMGLELPLTWTFNKTDLVELIYALVALGVFNNGNTEIKAVVGFFQTVFHVDLGSYYHKYLDIVKRKKERTAFLDKLKLAMLRRIEEKLDEEASNQQKLKFG; translated from the coding sequence ATGAGAACTTATACCGAACGTTTCTACAGCGCTTTAGAAAACCAATTGAATGAAGTTGCCATTAACGGCGAATCCTTAACTGAACAGTATAAAATGTCCATCCAGCTTTGCAAAAAGGCAATGGCCAAACTGAAAAGTTATATTTCAACCTATTCCTTTGAAAACAAAGAAGATGAGATCTATTTCTTTAAAGTGCTCAAACCTCAATTCTATAGTAAGTACATCTACTTTATAAACGTTTATAAATTTATCATGCAAGCCCCTCCCGGCGGCGAGGGAATATTAAAAGATTATATCAAATACGAGTTGGCTGATATCAAACGATTTTTCGACCATAATCAGAGTTTCTACCAATACTATCGTTCCGGCTCGACACAAATGGATGAGCTTTATTTTACACGCGGAGGCTTCGATGTTCACGTAGACCTTGAAGAATTTGAAGAGGACGAGCAATACTCTACAAGTCATGACTACAAGCTTTCTAAAATAATAGCAAATGAGAAGTACCAGGACTTCCTTAATCTCGAACTACAGAAGACCATGGAGCATGACGACACTCCGCCGGAAATGGGGCTTGAATTACCACTCACCTGGACTTTCAACAAAACAGACCTTGTAGAATTGATCTACGCTTTGGTCGCATTAGGTGTTTTTAACAATGGCAATACGGAAATTAAAGCCGTAGTCGGTTTTTTTCAAACGGTTTTTCATGTTGATCTCGGTTCCTATTATCATAAATATCTCGATATCGTCAAACGGAAAAAAGAACGCACAGCATTTTTGGATAAACTTAAATTGGCAATGTTAAGGAGAATTGAAGAGAAGCTGGATGAAGAAGCCTCTAATCAACAAAAGTTAAAATTTGGATAA
- a CDS encoding DUF4133 domain-containing protein translates to MALYQINKGINKPIEFKGLKAQYIGYLAGGLVILLVGFAIIYLLGVPVHYCIMIIAALGSALFYQVFKLSHKYGEHGLMKKAAKRYLPNHLKFTTRKVFLKLKK, encoded by the coding sequence ATGGCACTATATCAAATTAACAAGGGCATTAATAAACCGATTGAATTTAAAGGGCTGAAAGCTCAATACATCGGCTATTTGGCAGGTGGGCTTGTCATCTTATTGGTCGGCTTTGCAATAATTTATTTGCTTGGTGTACCTGTTCATTACTGCATCATGATAATTGCAGCATTAGGAAGTGCATTATTTTATCAGGTTTTCAAATTAAGCCACAAATACGGTGAACATGGACTGATGAAAAAGGCAGCTAAACGTTACCTGCCGAACCATCTAAAATTCACGACCCGGAAGGTCTTTTTAAAATTAAAAAAATAG
- a CDS encoding DUF4134 domain-containing protein: MKSQKTDIRSRAVNFLRHFIVTVTLLIITLSLYAQDGNSGITAATSQVKSYFSTGTSLMYAIGAIMGLVGAIKVFKKWNDGEHDTGKVASSWFGSCIFLVVVATVLKSFFGV; this comes from the coding sequence ATGAAATCTCAAAAAACAGACATCCGTTCAAGAGCGGTAAATTTTCTAAGGCATTTTATTGTAACAGTAACCTTATTGATTATCACCCTTAGTCTTTACGCCCAGGATGGTAATTCAGGAATAACAGCAGCCACAAGCCAGGTCAAAAGTTACTTTTCAACAGGCACAAGTTTAATGTATGCCATTGGTGCAATAATGGGCTTGGTTGGCGCGATCAAAGTATTCAAAAAGTGGAATGATGGCGAACATGACACCGGAAAGGTCGCTTCGAGCTGGTTCGGTAGCTGTATTTTTCTCGTTGTAGTTGCAACTGTCTTGAAATCATTTTTCGGGGTTTAA